Proteins encoded within one genomic window of Acipenser ruthenus unplaced genomic scaffold, fAciRut3.2 maternal haplotype, whole genome shotgun sequence:
- the LOC131734224 gene encoding mitochondrial ribosome and complex I assembly factor AltMIEF1-like has translation MGGWSRSAVLQLYRALLRAGRPLQHTDRNYYRAALSREFRRCQGLREEGARELALKRGLFFLHSGLGGLV, from the coding sequence ATGGGCGGCTGGTCTCGCTCAGCAGTGCTGCAGCTCTATAGAGCCCTGCTCAGAGCGGGGCGCCCCCTACAGCACACCGACCGCAACTACTACCGCGCGGCGCTGAGCCGGGAGTTCCGCCGTTGCCAGGGGCTGCGGGAGGAGGGGGCGAGGGAGCTCGCGCTGAAGAGGGGGCTCTTCTTCCTGCACAGCGGCCTGGGCGGGCTGGTCTAG